Proteins encoded together in one Chloroflexota bacterium window:
- a CDS encoding 3-oxoacyl-ACP reductase FabG, with protein sequence MILDRFSLRDKVAIVTGAGTGIGRGISVGLAEAGAHIVCAARTVDPLEATAEKVRALGRRALVVPTDVAKSQAIDNLVSKTMREFGRIDILVNNAAIGTPMRSLDVPEGYWEEVIRTCLTGVFLCGRAVARVMKEQGGGNIINISSVAGVTGASRQAAYSSAKAGVITLTKSLAWEWAAYNIRVNCIAPGAVLHERTEGFFSIVPQWMDFQAIKRWGTPEDIATACVYLASDASAWVTGQTFNIDGGNHIPAEVDDRVIDAIMAAFGGPQPSGGLE encoded by the coding sequence ATGATTCTGGATAGATTTTCTCTGAGAGACAAGGTGGCCATTGTCACGGGAGCAGGGACAGGCATAGGCCGTGGAATATCCGTGGGTTTGGCTGAGGCGGGCGCCCACATCGTCTGCGCGGCACGCACAGTAGACCCGCTTGAGGCTACCGCAGAAAAGGTCCGTGCTCTGGGGAGGAGGGCTTTGGTCGTTCCCACAGATGTCGCCAAAAGCCAGGCCATAGACAACCTGGTAAGCAAAACGATGCGCGAATTCGGACGGATAGATATTCTGGTCAATAACGCCGCCATAGGCACTCCTATGAGAAGCCTGGATGTCCCTGAAGGTTACTGGGAAGAGGTCATTCGTACCTGTTTGACCGGAGTCTTCCTCTGCGGCAGAGCAGTAGCCAGGGTGATGAAAGAGCAGGGAGGCGGCAACATCATCAACATCTCTTCGGTGGCTGGTGTCACAGGAGCTTCCAGGCAAGCCGCCTACTCCTCGGCTAAGGCAGGGGTAATTACGCTGACCAAATCGCTCGCCTGGGAATGGGCGGCATACAACATCCGGGTGAACTGCATTGCCCCAGGTGCGGTGCTTCATGAGAGGACAGAGGGCTTCTTCAGCATCGTACCGCAGTGGATGGACTTTCAGGCCATTAAGCGGTGGGGGACACCTGAGGATATAGCTACCGCCTGTGTTTATCTGGCCTCCGATGCATCAGCCTGGGTCACCGGCCAGACCTTTAACATAGATGGCGGCAATCACATACCCGCAGAGGTGGACGACAGGGTCATTGATGCGATAATGGCTGCCTTTGGAGGACCGCAGCCTTCGGGGGGACTGGAATAA
- a CDS encoding glucose 1-dehydrogenase, translating into MILDRFSLKDKVAIVTGAGRGIGQGIAVAFGEAGADVVCTSRTVDEIEDTAAQVRKTGRKALAVACDLRDSDQVENMVRQAMQEFGHIDILVNNAGGGLFRTVMGASQRSFESDLRTNLISVFLCIKAVAPIMQKQKSGSIVNISSRESQVPALGMGAYGAAKAGVNSLTKTLAWELAPYIRVNSILPGSILTTTNIDYLGTVKDLLIEATPVKRTGTPQDIALAAIYLASSASEWVTGKLLEVDGGMEFSYNIHHQMAKAEGK; encoded by the coding sequence ATGATCCTGGACAGGTTTTCTCTGAAGGACAAAGTGGCCATAGTCACTGGGGCCGGCAGGGGTATAGGTCAGGGCATCGCAGTGGCCTTCGGTGAGGCTGGCGCTGACGTAGTATGCACCTCTAGGACGGTGGATGAAATAGAGGACACGGCCGCGCAGGTGCGTAAGACCGGACGCAAAGCCCTGGCCGTGGCCTGTGACCTTCGAGATAGCGATCAAGTGGAAAACATGGTAAGGCAGGCAATGCAGGAGTTTGGCCACATCGATATTCTGGTCAACAATGCCGGCGGTGGCCTGTTTAGGACTGTCATGGGAGCCAGTCAGCGCTCCTTTGAATCCGACCTGCGAACCAACCTCATCAGCGTGTTTCTCTGCATTAAGGCAGTGGCCCCCATTATGCAGAAACAAAAGTCGGGCTCAATTGTCAATATCTCCAGCCGCGAGTCTCAGGTGCCAGCTTTGGGGATGGGGGCGTACGGCGCTGCCAAAGCCGGAGTGAACAGTCTCACCAAGACCCTGGCCTGGGAACTGGCGCCTTACATCCGGGTGAACTCTATTCTGCCGGGCTCGATCCTGACGACAACGAATATCGACTATCTCGGAACAGTGAAAGACCTGCTCATTGAGGCGACTCCGGTGAAGCGCACCGGCACGCCGCAAGATATCGCACTGGCCGCTATCTATCTGGCCTCCTCTGCCTCCGAATGGGTGACAGGCAAGCTCCTAGAAGTGGATGGCGGCATGGAGTTTTCTTACAACATACACCATCAAATGGCAAAAGCGGAAGGCAAATAG